CACCCCGTCTCGCGTGGCTCGCCCCCGGTGGTTGAGCCTGTCGAAACCACCCCGTCTCGCGTGGCTCGCCCCCGGTGGTTGAGCCTGTCGAAACCACCCCGTCTCGTGTGGCTCGCCCCCGGTGGTTGAGCCTGTCGAAACCACCCCGCCGCGCTGCGTAGGGTGAGGGAATGCGCGTCGACGTGTGGCTGTGGGCGGTGCGGCTGTTCAAGTCGCGCTCGTCCGCTGCCGCGCTGCTGCGGGCCGGGCGGGTGCGCATCGGCGGCGCCGTCGTCAAAGCCTCCGCGCACGTCAAGGTCGGTGACCGCGTGACGTGGCGGGAGGCGCTCCGCGAACGCGACGTCGAGGTGGTCGAGCTGCTGCCCAAGCGCGTCGGGGCGCCGCTCGCCGTCAAGGCGTACGTCGACCACAGCCCGCCGCTGCCGACCCGCGAGGAGCGGTTCGCCGTCGGCGTGCGCGACCGGGGCACCGGGCGCCCCACCAAGCGCGAGCGGCGCGAGATCGACCACCTGCGCGGCACCCGGCGCGACTGACCACCACCGGCCCGGCCCGCGGCCGAGGGTCCCACGGCGCCGGGCCGAAGGTCCCGCCGACCCCGGGACCACGCACCCTACGGTGGTCTGACCGCACCGACGACGCTGGTCGTAGCGCCGGGAGACGCCCGGCGCGACCGACCATGGAGGTCGTCATGAGTGCAGTGACCGAGAGGCGCGAAGGCGCGCTTCCCACCACCACCGTCCCCACCGTGGGCCGCTACGCGTTCGCGGCACTGCGCGTGGTCCTCGCGTTCGAGTTCCTCTGGGCGTTCCTCGACAAGACGTTCGGGTTCGGCATGGCCACGCCGTCGGAGCGCGCGTGGGTCAACGGAGGCTCGCCCACCAGCGGGTTCCTGGGCGGCGTCGAGGGCCCGTTCCAGGGCTTCTTCAACGGCATGTCGGGCAGCGTCCTCGCCGACGTGCTGTTCATGGTGGGCCTGCTCGGCATCGGCGTGGCGCTGCTGCTGGGCATCGGCATGCGGATCGCCGCCGTGAGCGGCTTCGTCCTGATGATCCTCATGTGGGCCGCGTCCCTGCCCCTGACGAACAACCCGATCTTCGACGAGCACTGGATCGAGGCGCTCGTGATCCTCGGCCTGGGCTTCACGACCGTCGGCACCGCCTGGAGCCTGAGCAAGCGGTGGGGCGAGCTGGACCTCGTCCGCAGGAACCCCTGGCTCCGCTGACCACGTCGAGGCGCGAGGGCTAGCGTGGCTGACATGGACCCGGTGCGCGTGTTCCTGGTGGACGACCACGAGGTCGTCCGGCGCGGTGTGGCCGACCTGCTCGAGGCCGAGTCTGACCTCGAGGTGGTCGGGGAGGCCGGCACCGCCGCCGAGGCGCTCGTCCGCGTCCCCGCGCTGGCCCCCGACGTCGTCGTCCTGGACGTGCGGCTGCCCGACGGCGACGGCGTCGCCGTCTGCCGCGAGCTCCGGGCGACGACGGACGTCGCCTGCCTGATGCTCACGTCGTTCGACGACGACGAGGCGCTGTTCGACGCGATCATCGCCGGCGCCGCAGGTTACGTGCTCAAGCAGGTGCGGGGCACGGACCTGGTGCACGCGATCCGCACCGTCGCGGCGGGCGGGTCGATGCTCGACCCGCACGCCGCGGAGCGCGTCATGGCGCGCATGCGGGCGCAGGCCCGGCACGACGACGACCCGCTGGCCTCGCTCACGCCGCAGGAGCAGCGGATCCTCTCGCTCATCGGGCAGGGCATGACCAACCGGCAGATCGGCGCGGAGCTCTTCCTCGCGGAGAAGACGGTGAAGAACTACGTGTCCAATCTCCTGGCCAAGCTCGGGATGGAGCGGCGGGTGCAGGTCGCGGTGCTGGCGACGAAGCTGGGGCGTGGGGATCCGGCGCCGTAGGGGTGGGTGGTTTCGACAGGCTCAACCACCGGTGGCGGCTCAACCACCGGGGCGGAGCGGTCATCGGGGTGGTTTCGACAGGCTCAACCACCGGGGCGGCTCAACCACTGGTCGGGAGGGGGACCTGCCAGCGGAGGCGGGTGCCGCGGCCGTCGGCTCCCGCGGCGATCGTGAGGGTGCCGCCGAGCTCCCGGGCGCGGGTGCGCAGGTTCGCCAGACCGCTCAGCGTCGTCCCGGCCGCGATGCCGACGCCGTCGTCGCTGACCGTCACGGTGAGCTCGTCCCCCGCCGTCAGGAGGACGTCGGTGCGGGTGGCGTGCGCGTGCCGGGCCACGTTGCTGAGGCTCTCGCGCACGACGGCCACCAGATGGTCCGCCGTGTCCGGCGGCACCAGGGCGTCCACCGGCCCTTCGAACCGCAGCGCCGGCGGGAACCCCAGCGCACGCGCCGCCGCCTCGACCTCCGCGATCGCACGCGACCGCACGCCCACCCGGCGCGGGTCGTCCCCGGAGGGCTGCAGCCCGCGGATCGTGGTGCGGATGAGGCCGATGGTCTCGTCCACCTCGTCGACGGCGGCCCACACCCGTGCGGCGTCGTCGGCGTCGTCGGCACGTTCCAGCCGCCGGGCCACGCCCTGCAGGCCCAGCCCGGTGGCGAAGAGGCGCTGGATGGCGAGGTCGTGCAGGTCGCGTGCGATGCGGTGGCGGTCCCGCACGACGGCGAGGCGCGCCGCGTCGCGGCGCCGTTCGGCGAGCTCGAGGGCCACCGCCGCCTGGGCCGCGAACCCCTGGAGGGCCTCGATGACGAC
The Xylanimonas cellulosilytica DSM 15894 DNA segment above includes these coding regions:
- a CDS encoding RNA-binding S4 domain-containing protein, which codes for MRVDVWLWAVRLFKSRSSAAALLRAGRVRIGGAVVKASAHVKVGDRVTWREALRERDVEVVELLPKRVGAPLAVKAYVDHSPPLPTREERFAVGVRDRGTGRPTKRERREIDHLRGTRRD
- a CDS encoding DoxX family membrane protein gives rise to the protein MSAVTERREGALPTTTVPTVGRYAFAALRVVLAFEFLWAFLDKTFGFGMATPSERAWVNGGSPTSGFLGGVEGPFQGFFNGMSGSVLADVLFMVGLLGIGVALLLGIGMRIAAVSGFVLMILMWAASLPLTNNPIFDEHWIEALVILGLGFTTVGTAWSLSKRWGELDLVRRNPWLR
- a CDS encoding response regulator — protein: MDPVRVFLVDDHEVVRRGVADLLEAESDLEVVGEAGTAAEALVRVPALAPDVVVLDVRLPDGDGVAVCRELRATTDVACLMLTSFDDDEALFDAIIAGAAGYVLKQVRGTDLVHAIRTVAAGGSMLDPHAAERVMARMRAQARHDDDPLASLTPQEQRILSLIGQGMTNRQIGAELFLAEKTVKNYVSNLLAKLGMERRVQVAVLATKLGRGDPAP